The genomic segment AAGTCGTGATCAAGTCTCCTCTAGTTCTTCTATTTACCAATTGTGCACTGATCAGTTTTTAATTTATACTCACATCTAGCTCGTCTTACTTCTGGTATTAGTGAGGCAAGGTTCTGGTATATATGCGAGGCAAGATTATATATGTGAGGCAAGGTTATATATGCGAGCCAAGATTATATATGTGAGGCAAGGTTATATATGAGGCAAGCTTTAGGCTTTGTACTACTGTGGCTTCACAAGATCAGGGCTTCatggtttaataataataataataataactaataataattacatatataaattattattatacaaattataCTACATGCTCTCGTTCACATGGTGTACTGATCAGAGAGCCTAACGTGTCAGAGGACCCACCAACAGAAATTTAAATTTCGTTTTTTGTCAAATTTCGTTTTATGTTAATTTCGTGACTTgctatcattttctagtacgacagtgtTTAGCCTTAGGTagcgtatacgtcaaaataccagGTGCTATTAGGCACCTGTTACGATAAggtactttagtacgacagtttcttgacgttaagAACGCTGGCAAGAACGGGTTGGTCACAAACCGAGCGCCCAATACCGACTGACTATATTAATTCCATACATCATGAGTAATTCTCAAGACCTAAGGAGGGTAAAGAGAGAGAAAATAACACTAACAAAGTGATAAACGGAGTAGCAACTCTGCAGGCAATTATCATATACATTATTTACAGAAAACGGAGTTATATTATCATAGACTGATCAATTTACAAAAGGGAAACTGCAGGAAGCAAAACCAGTCCTTAAAGGATTATGATGTTGCACTGCCAAAGGCTTATAAATAAGCTGTGCCATAACTTAATCTCGAATTCTTGCAAATAATCTTAATGTAAATTATTAACCAGTATATCGTGAATAATATCAATTTCTGTCACTAGGACCATTGGTGCCTCTAACCGCCGACCACAAGAGCAACACATAAGACTAGCACAAGGATTATCTAACACCTTTATTCTCAAGCGGCACCTCAGAGAAGGCCTGAAGTTCTAGTTGGATACCAGTTCGGTGTCTCTGGAATCCGCCCTTATTGTGGATGATCGTGGCTCAGTTGGCAGGACTGCATGGTCCACAGTTCGAGGCTCTGATGGTCCTCAAGTGAATGAAACCCTTAATTTAGTTATACCTCAAATATTCCAGTGAGGAGGTCTGAGTGCTCTGGAAATAAATAAATGGAACATTTGGTTGTTGTGGAGACTCCTGTGTACGGCGTCGCAGGCAGGGAGTGGGTGACCCGGCTAGGAAGGGTCCACTTCACAGTTGATGAGGAAGGGGATGTGAAGCATCTCGTTCAGTGTGTACAAAGGCTTTAATGGAAAACTACTCATGTCCTGTTTATTGAACTGTGCAGCAgctgttatttttgtttatgtggtaAATGAAGCATTTACATGTTGCTAATGAAATACTGATAAGGTTCGTTTATTATCCGGGGACAGGAAGTCTGCTGGGGGGTATCGGGGCCTCACTAGGCACACAGCTTGACTATCCTCAGTTACTCAAGTTTCCAGTCGTGACTCAACTCTCTGCTTAGTCATGACTGTCTGTCTCACACTCTGGCTTATACAGGGGAAGCAGACACGAAtcctgcgctctctctctctctctctctccctctctccctgatcAGTAGGTCAGGATGTACACCATCAGGTCAGCACGTACACCAGCAGGTCAGCAGGTACACTATCAGGTCAAAAGGCACCATCAGGTCAGCAGGTACACTATCAGATCAGCAGGCACCAGCAGGTCAGCAGGTACACCAGCAGATCAGCAGGTCAGGAGGTACACATAATGATGTGTACCAAGGGGGTACCATAACCAGGGATGGGACTGGTcggtacacacacactagcaacATGAAATAATGAAGATAGTTCAACACATTACGTTTATGTTCGGAATGGTTCGGATCATTATATTCAACACTTTGCAGTGCATTGCTGCCTAACGCTATATTATATAATAACTTACAATACAGTAGGCACAGAAAAAATACAATTCAACTCCAAACATCGTGAATGCAACATCAATGGATTAAGGTAATCTGAGGGACTAAGATAATCTGAGTCACACCCTCCGCTCTCGTTGTTGTGTAAGATTGTTATTTATCAAAATTATTATCAATGCTCTCTTGCTCTTAATTGTATATTATACCAAATTAGAATAGTGTTGAAATTAAATACAGTGTTATACTGGTATCATGAATTTAAATCAGTACGATAAACTAAGTGACGGGAAATGTGCTTGAGTCTTCCCTATGCTGTACAAAGAGGAGGTATGCAGTACGATTTCCCTACACTCTGTGGAAATACTAGGACTGTAAGGAAGAGCGTGTGTGTTCGTGCCCGAGAGAGTGTGTTGGTACAGTGACTAGCGGAAGGTGGAGTGAAAGGCCGGGTGGAACTGGGTTGTCCATGGCCACGCTTCACTACGCACCATATACAGGCAGGGGGACTCCTTGCGTCCTTCTTGGCCCCAAACCGGCTGTCGCAGCACACTGACGCCACGCataccacactgacgccacacataccacactgacgccacgcataccacactgacgccacacaaataccacactgacgccacgcaaacacacacacgagtTAACAGTAAAGAAACACTAATACGAGACACGGGTGCGAAGATAACTGATGTAAGCCATATTAAGAGCAAAATTTACATTTGTTAATATAACTCCAGACTGCTGACTCTGTGTTCTAATTTTGTTAGGTCCAAATATTGTACCACCTTCTTTTTAAGCTATATTTATAACATAATTTATATTATAGATAGCGTTTAATGAATCTGTTACATAAAATTAATTCGTATATCAGAGACTTTAGTATATTATTTTTGTAGAACAATTGTTTGAATACATGCATTAAAACATAATGTTCTTCAGTTATGGACGTATCTAACAAAAACGCATTCTTAAGGGAGAGTATATCTCACAGACCTGCGTTCATTAAGGACAGTGGAGAGTATATCTGATGGACATACTTTTTGGAGAGTCAGGGTAATAATGCCTTATATATGTAAAGACCCGAATGAAGTAATTAATGCAGGTATTGGTGAACCTTGAGAAGGGGGCCAACCCCGCCCCAGGCCAGGTGACTGACTGGTCACTAACCTGCGCACCTGTCCTGCCAACTTACACTCTAACCTGCCCCACCAACCTGCCCCACCAACCTGTCCCATCAACCTGTTCCACCAACCTGCCCCACTATCCTGTCCccatcaagttcaagtatgtttattgagacaagaaagaaatacatctcaaagggatagagtaacttaggctatttctacaacccccccccccatcaacctgTCCCTCCAACCTGTCCCATCAACCTGCCCCATCAACCTGCCCCATCAGCATGCCTCATACTCCCCACACCCTAACCAACCCTATTAGCCTGTTTCAACAGCCTACCCTGCCAAACCAACTTTCCCAAACCATAAAATCTAGCCTACCAACGTGCCCAGCCCTTCCATTTTCACCCGAATACCAGAAGCCACATTCTAATGAGATATATTCACACCACATTTTTTCATGCTATAATGGACCAAAATCTGTCTCAATTGGTAACAAAAGTACTGAAGATGCATTTTTTTATATCTCCAGGGACAAGACGAGATAATTAAGAAACCTCCAGTGGAGTCAATACCTGATTGTTATACACTGTAGGCGGTTGTAAACAATGAGTCTTGCTTGAGGCTGTTCTCGATGCTGGCTGCAAGGAAGGAAAATCCATTAAGCTAGAGATTATTAATGTGGATATCCATCTTTCGTGTGAGATATAGGGACTAAATAATGGGGGGGGGTATGGGactcgatttaaaaaaaaataatgttagATCAAATTTAACTCTTATCGATATGGTCTGAGGTGGTTTTGTGTTTTGCAGCACAAAAACAACAGCACGTCTCACCAGCTGTGTGTAGCTTGTTTTTTTGTGATATACCATTTTTCTATAAATAACTAGTAATAATTATAGTAATATTAATAACGCAACAGCCGTTGTGTTCTTAACTATCCCTATCTAAAGTCTATTGACATCTTTTTTGAAGTacctcaacccgtcctctcgaGCGTTCTCAACGTCACTAAAATAATGTACTAACTTTCTGAAGCTAACTTAACAGAGGAACCCCGTCCAACCCAATGGGACGTGTGATGACGATGATCTAGACAGTCTGGCGGAAGGGGTTTGGAGACATATTGGGAAACGAGGATGCTCAACCGTTTTCACTACATTTTGAGAGGAGTAAGAGACAAAACTCATTTTTAAATGCTATATTCTGAAAACGTGTGATtgaaatatttaataatgtaGAGCTGAACAAAGCGGCACGACTATGGACAGGTGCAGAATCAGTTGTAAAACAAAATAATTATTTGAAATATGTATTTACAAATGcgattttttgttaattctagcAATATTATTAAGCAATTAAGTGAGGGTTTTTATAACCACaatggcgtgatatatcaatgaaaatattTGGCTCCATTctgaggcaatggagtgactcGAACCTGAACCtgcgttctggtgattcccagatAAAGAAGGTGTCTGGGGCTCACCAAAACGCACGTTCGAGTCACTCCATTGCCTATATAATTTAGCGTCATACAGGAGagagtacgggctcaccatagcccgtgctacatggacacttcgtcctgagtagctaaatctaaaacaacaacaacatcaggagAGAGCATATATACTGAATAGAGTAGCGGTCAAGGACTGGTGGGCTTTACAGCTTCCCACAACTGGATGGATTCCAGCTCCAGTCCCCGATAAGAGCACATCAGATATATCACAGTAAAATTCCAGCCATTAGGACAGTTCCGCTCTTCTGCGTTCACGTGTTAGACACAGATTATAGTAAtagtaatactaataataatactgccatgttcccaccgacagtgtgaacATAGTTTGCATTTACAAGAAGCAGTGGCAGTGGCACAACAAATATATCGGCACTTGCTCTCTCGTCATGGAGTGTTCCAGTTTCTTTTGTTAATGTTCTTACATTTTTACTTACTGCCGTTAGACAATGTAATTTTCATGCAAATTAAGAGCATTAGGATCGTAGGCGGCCCACCACTCCTCCTGGAGGCGGTCCTCCAACCTCTGCAGCGCCCACGCCTGAGTCAGATGACGGCGGGATGCTGACGTAGATGACAAGAGACCCGACGCCCGCACTTCCAAGTTGCTGAGATCGTGTTTGTTCTCGTGCGCCTGTAAGGAAAGGCCCTGAAGACTAAAACGAAGATTTTGCAAGCGGTCGTTGATCTTGCTGAAGGACTTGGCTAACTTAATAACTTCGGCGACGGCTCCCACTGAGCTGCTCCGAAGTGACAGCGCCTCCAGCCTGTCACAAGTCGTCAAGAGATTCGCCAATTGCCGTTCCTGCTTGGTATTTTCGCTAATTTTATCAACACCTGCTTCTTCCGACACTGTATCCTCTGTAGAACTTACAGATTCATTTTCCACTTCCCTGTTTATTGACTGAGCAGAGACTTCGTCTCGAATTGTGCCGGGATCCCAAGCCAATGGACTTAAACGTAAGCCAAGACTACCATCTCCACTGAACTTTTGAAACCAGATGGGACATTTGTTTCTTGTTTCTTCGTCACTGATTGCCGCCACCGCCTCAAATTCCGCTTTGTGAGTTAAACATCTGTCTGGTTGTGTCACACGATTGTTGAAAATCTCCTCCAGTTCCTGAAGCAGGGACTTCTCTGGCTGCGCCTCTGGTTGACACTCAGAGACGTCGTCGCTGACGTAGACACCACTGTCTCGCGAGGTGCAGCTTGTCATACTGTAACAGGCCTCGCTCTGAGGAGTGCTACACCTTGCCATACATTCATTTCTTGCAACAGGACTTTCTTCGGAAATCATTTCTCCTTCCGTCTCACTCTCACGTGACGATGACTTCGTCTCCTCTTTCTCAGTAATTAATTCTTCCTCAAAACCACTGTCGTTGAAGTTAGCCTCATTAGTAGTTATACGTTTCACAGAATTATTCTGATTTCGACGATTAGATGACCTTTTAACTTTCGAATTACAAGTTTCTTTATAATCGTGCCTCATATAGCTAAAATTTGAAGTACTTTGATATTTAATCTCCGTTTTCAGAGTCTCAGCAAAGTTACTCTGGCCGTGGTCGGCGTCACTGAGCAAACTCTGCTTGTAAATTATCCCTTGAAGAGCTTCGATCTCCTCGCTGTACTCTGCCAGCCACTTCGAGTCGACAACTACCGGTTCCTTGGCCTGGCTTTGACTCAGCTCGGGGAACACCCACCCGAACTCCGTCTTGTGGCTGAAGTTCTTGATGACAAGACTCTCTGGGAACCCCGGGACGTCTGCAACGAAGCTCAGCTGGTCATCCTCCCTGTGGGAGACAATAGGCTGCTGAGGACTGAAAAGATAATGTGTGAGTCACGTGCTAAAACAATTATAATTTGAAAAGCAGAATGATGAGGCAAGTTAGTAAGATTCACTAGTGAAAGATAGTGAGGCTAGGTTGTAAGATTCACTGGTGAATGATAATGAACCAAGTTAGTAATATTCACTGGTGAATGATGATGAGGTAAGTTAGCAATATTCACTGGTGAATGATAATGAGGCAATTAGTAAGATTCACTGGTGAATGATAAGCTAGCAAAACTAACTTACATTAAATACATAACTTACATTAACTTACATAACTATCTATTAAATAGAAAACGTGCACCTATAACACAAATGCCGATAACATCATCTATAACAACCCAAACCTTCCCCTACAACATTTAATACCATAATAAAGTTAATGAATCGGTATAGCAAACACATTTTGACCTTTAGACCTCATCCAAACTTTTATAGTTTTGAAATGGAGCAATTTAGCCAACTCGATATTTTTACTTGACTATGTTGACAAATTTATCTTTTCATTCCATTAAATGTTAAATCTATCCTTTAGCTCAATAAATCGTTATCACTATACTTTCACATTAAAAGGCTGCCAGCTCTGTCTTTTAGCTCCATAAGTTGCCATCTGTTTTTCAATCCTACTAATTTTCCATAAgctgaaaaaaatccctttttttAAATGTGCCTTTGTGCAGCATGATGATAGGAGAGTGGAATTGATATTTTCTAAGAAACCACATTAATAATATAGAGCTGTCTGGATGTACAGGCAATATCTTTAGGCTGGCAACACGTACGTGATATTTAAGATGGGGTTTACGGCCTACAAACCTTTGGAGGGCTATTAagattaccacactaccttacagcCTAACAAGTAAATTTAATCCTGAACGTAGTCCGAAACTGTCGAGGGATTAGTCCATGTTATGACCGACAGCTAAAAAACGGAGTCCAGGTTTGAAACTCGATTCTTATCTACATagataagaacacacacacaaatacattaGATAAAAAAGGTGGGATTCCACCAGCATAGTTCCCTTCCTGTCACACACACTTTCTCAAGTTATGTGTATCGTTGGTGTATTGAGTAAAGCgcacataaaatataattacaatatatatattatagagttTCTACAGTTATAGAGCAACATATGTGTATTTCATGAAACGCTTCACTAGTCCTCTAACACAAGAACACATACACGCCCTTAGGCCccccagactccatacacagtttcaagtgaagatgtGATGCTGGGTACATATGGTGAGGGTGTGAGGAAGCTGTACACACATAGTGAGTGAGTGAAAGGAATCTTGGTGCAAGTAAGTCAGAGGAAGTTAGATACAAAATATGAGAGGAAACGAGCTTTGACCTTTAAGGAGTGCACTAGAAACAATAAGTATTTAGACCAGAgagaactgtaaagctgccgcttagttgggtgggtgtggagcaagactagtaactgtgactcaccatatatgtaaagtgccttgtatagtgactgttgtgagcctcttgttgaatcacttgtgatataaacagATTATCGATAAGTATATGTATTTATAGAAAATAAAATTGCATACCACCTGTTTAAACTCTTCTACAAATATTGAATTATATACTTAATGTGTTTATACTGTTGCATACACTCCAGTCTCCAAATATCACGTAAAAAATATTCAATCTTTGTCTAAATCTCTTCTACAATTCAGGAATGTTATATTTCAGCTAGTTTTAAGTGTTAACCCATTATCTTGAATATTGTCTACTTTTTTCACATTatgctagaaatgctctgcatctTACTATTGTCTTTATGTATTGTACTTCCCAATGTGTGCTCCACTGTTCATGTATCATTTGTATGTATGCTTCTAtacataaaatattattattattccctggAGCACGATCCACGAACGTGTTAACAACCAGGTCCCTAACTACTGCTGGGTGGATAGGGGCGAAGAGTTGAGGATCGGAAACTATTATAAGGTTATGGTGTTTACAGTCACGTCCCTGAACCCATTGTCTGCCTCTGGGGCCTCTGTAGCCTActctactacatccaacagcatggGTATGAGGTACATAATCAATTTTAAAACAAGAAAATCAAACCATGTTACACTCATACATGTGTATGTAGTATACAGATGTCTTTCTTCTCGACACACAATtatggatcccgggttcgattcccgggcaggaGATGGGGTGGGTGCGTTTCTTTTCACtttatgcatctgttcacctagcagcaaataggtacccaggagataGGATAACTGTTTTAGTGTAGCATCCTGAAGATGCTTCCTGTCACTGGCAAAACAAGTCAAATTATAAACAAAAGTTGTTAAAATACGTTAAAGCTACCCATAAGCAAAGCAAGTTTTCTATGAAACACTACTATAGGAAATGAAATTACGTTTTGCATAGATGACTCAAGTAAGCATGACTTATTCTTATCTTTAACTTCCCCCCGGCGTCTCCAACAACCCTAATCTCGTCCATTTTTTATACCCGCATATCTTGCCCTTATCAAGATAACTCTTCTTGTCGCTATCGCTTTCCTTACGTCTAACAGATTCCATAATATTTCTTGTCAACAATCACAATCATAAACGCTATCCATATTGAatattttgtaatatatatatatatatattttttttgttatttttaaataaatgaaTTAGGTA from the Procambarus clarkii isolate CNS0578487 chromosome 10, FALCON_Pclarkii_2.0, whole genome shotgun sequence genome contains:
- the LOC138363022 gene encoding uncharacterized protein isoform X1 produces the protein MYKAEGTITKPVNIGINMSPQQPIVSHREDDQLSFVADVPGFPESLVIKNFSHKTEFGWVFPELSQSQAKEPVVVDSKWLAEYSEEIEALQGIIYKQSLLSDADHGQSNFAETLKTEIKYQSTSNFSYMRHDYKETCNSKVKRSSNRRNQNNSVKRITTNEANFNDSGFEEELITEKEETKSSSRESETEGEMISEESPVARNECMARCSTPQSEACYSMTSCTSRDSGVYVSDDVSECQPEAQPEKSLLQELEEIFNNRVTQPDRCLTHKAEFEAVAAISDEETRNKCPIWFQKFSGDGSLGLRLSPLAWDPGTIRDEVSAQSINREVENESVSSTEDTVSEEAGVDKISENTKQERQLANLLTTCDRLEALSLRSSSVGAVAEVIKLAKSFSKINDRLQNLRFSLQGLSLQAHENKHDLSNLEVRASGLLSSTSASRRHLTQAWALQRLEDRLQEEWWAAYDPNALNLHENYIV
- the LOC138363022 gene encoding uncharacterized protein isoform X2 → MYKAEGTITKPVNIGINMREDDQLSFVADVPGFPESLVIKNFSHKTEFGWVFPELSQSQAKEPVVVDSKWLAEYSEEIEALQGIIYKQSLLSDADHGQSNFAETLKTEIKYQSTSNFSYMRHDYKETCNSKVKRSSNRRNQNNSVKRITTNEANFNDSGFEEELITEKEETKSSSRESETEGEMISEESPVARNECMARCSTPQSEACYSMTSCTSRDSGVYVSDDVSECQPEAQPEKSLLQELEEIFNNRVTQPDRCLTHKAEFEAVAAISDEETRNKCPIWFQKFSGDGSLGLRLSPLAWDPGTIRDEVSAQSINREVENESVSSTEDTVSEEAGVDKISENTKQERQLANLLTTCDRLEALSLRSSSVGAVAEVIKLAKSFSKINDRLQNLRFSLQGLSLQAHENKHDLSNLEVRASGLLSSTSASRRHLTQAWALQRLEDRLQEEWWAAYDPNALNLHENYIV